From Elephas maximus indicus isolate mEleMax1 chromosome 25, mEleMax1 primary haplotype, whole genome shotgun sequence, the proteins below share one genomic window:
- the YTHDF1 gene encoding YTH domain-containing family protein 1 isoform X1 — MSATSVDPQRTKGQDNKVQNGSLHQKDTVHDNDFEPYLSGQSNQSNSYPSMTDPYLSSYYPPSIGFPYSLNEAPWSTGGDPPIPYLTTYGQLSNGDHHFMHDAVFGQPGGLGNNIYQHRFNFFPENPAFSAWGTSGSQGQQTQSSAYGSSYTYPPSSLGGTIVDGQTGFHSDTLNKAPGMNSLEQGMVGLKIGDVATSAVKTVGSVVSSVAMASVLSGNGVANVNMPVSKPTSWAAIASKPAKLQPKMKAKSGPMMGGAMPPPPIKHNMDIGTWDNKGPVMKAPAPQQTPSPQSAPQPQQIVQPVLAQPPALAQPQYQNTQQPPQTRWVAPRSRNAAFGQGTGASSDSNSPGNTQPNLAPSVESHPVLEKLKAAHSYNPKEFDWNLRSGRVFIIKSYSEDDVHRSIKYSIWCSTEHGNKRLDGAFRSLGSKGPVYLLFSVNGSGHFCGVAEMKSPVDYGTSAGVWSQDKWKGKFDVKWIFVKDVPNNQLRHIRLENNDNKPVTNSRDTQEVPLEKAKQVLKIIASYKHTTSIFDDFSHYEKRQEEEEVVRKERQNRNKQ, encoded by the exons ATGTCGGCCACCAGCGTGGACCCTCAG AGAACGAAAGGACAAGATAATAAAG TACAGAATGGTTCTTTGCATCAGAAGGATACTGTTCACGACAATGACTTTGAGCCCTATCTTTCTGGACAGTCAAATCAG AGTAACAGCTACCCCTCAATGACGGACCCCTACCTGTCCAGTTACTACCCTCCGTCCATTGGGTTTCCTTACTCCCTCAATGAAGCCCCGTGGTCGACCGGAGGGGACCCTCCCATTCCGTACCTCACCACCTATGGACAGCTCAGCAACGGAGACCATCACTTCATGCATGATGCTGTTTTTGGGCAGCCCGGGGGCCTGGGGAACAACATCTATCAGCATAGGTTTAATTTTTTCCCCGAAAACCCTGCCTTTTCTGCATGGGGGACAAGCGGGTCTCAAGGGCAGCAGACTCAGAGCTCAGCGTATGGAAGCAGCTACACCTACCCGCCtagttccctgggtggtacgattGTGGATGGACAGACGGGTTTCCACAGTGACACACTCAACAAGGCTCCCGGGATGAACAGCTTGGAGCAGGGCATGGTGGGCCTGAAGATTGGGGATGTGGCCACGTCAGCAGTCAAGACTGTGGGGTCTGTCGTGAGCAGTGTCGCGATGGCCAGTGTTCTTTCTGGCAACGGGGTAGCGAACGTGAACATGCCAGTTTCAAAACCCACCTCCTGGGCTGCCATTGCCAGCAAGCCGGCAAAGCTACAGCCCAAGATGAAAGCCAAGAGCGGGCCCATGATGGGCGGTGCCATGCCACCCCCGCCCATCAAGCATAACATGGACATCGGCACCTGGGACAACAAGGGGCCTGTGATGAAGGCCCCAGCTCCCCAGCAGACGCCGTCCCCCCAGTCGGCCCCACAGCCACAGCAGATTGTCCAGCCTGTTCTGGCCCAGCCGCCAGCTCTGGCCCAGCCGCAGTACCAGAACACTCAGCAGCCACCCCAGACCCGCTGGGTGGCCCCACGCAGCAGGAACGCAGCATTTGGGCAGGGCACAGGGGCTAGCAGCGATAGTAACTCTCCTGGAAATACCCAGCCCAACCTGGCCCCAAGTGTGGAATCACACCCTGTTCTTGAGAAACTGAAAGCTGCCCACAGCTACAACCCTAAAGAGTTTGACTGGAACCTCAGGAGCGGCCGCGTGTTCATCATCAAGAGCTACTCGGAGGATGACGTCCACCGCTCCATCAAGTATTCCATCTGGTGCAGCACGGAGCATGGCAACAAGCGCCTGGATGGTGCCTTCCGCTCCCTGGGCAGCAAGGGGCCCGTCTACCTGCTCTTCAGTGTCAACGGGAGCGGACACTTCTGTGGCGTGGCAGAGATGAAGTCGCCGGTGGACTATGGCACCAGTGCAGGGGTCTGGTCTCAGGACAAGTGGAAGGGGAAGTTTGATGTCAAGTGGATTTTTGTCAAGGATGTGCCCAACAACCAGCTCCGGCACATTCGGCTGGAGAACAACGACAACAAGCCCGTCACAAACTCCCGCGACACCCAGGAGGTGCCCTTGGAGAAAGCAAAGCAAGTGCTGAAGATCATTGCTTCTTACAAGCACACCACCTCCATCTTTGACGACTTTTCCCACTATGAGAAGcgccaggaggaggaggaggtggtgcGCAAG GAACGGCAGAATCGAAACAAACAATAA
- the YTHDF1 gene encoding YTH domain-containing family protein 1 isoform X2, which yields MSATSVDPQRTKGQDNKVQNGSLHQKDTVHDNDFEPYLSGQSNQSNSYPSMTDPYLSSYYPPSIGFPYSLNEAPWSTGGDPPIPYLTTYGQLSNGDHHFMHDAVFGQPGGLGNNIYQHRFNFFPENPAFSAWGTSGSQGQQTQSSAYGSSYTYPPSSLGGTIVDGQTGFHSDTLNKAPGMNSLEQGMVGLKIGDVATSAVKTVGSVVSSVAMASVLSGNGVANVNMPVSKPTSWAAIASKPAKLQPKMKAKSGPMMGGAMPPPPIKHNMDIGTWDNKGPVMKAPAPQQTPSPQSAPQPQQIVQPVLAQPPALAQPQYQNTQQPPQTRWVAPRSRNAAFGQGTGASSDSNSPGNTQPNLAPSVESHPVLEKLKAAHSYNPKEFDWNLRSGRVFIIKSYSEDDVHRSIKYSIWCSTEHGNKRLDGAFRSLGSKGPVYLLFSVNGSGHFCGVAEMKSPVDYGTSAGVWSQDKWKGKFDVKWIFVKDVPNNQLRHIRLENNDNKPVTNSRDTQEVPLEKAKQVLKIIASYKHTTSIFDDFSHYEKRQEEEEVVRKTVTSKSA from the exons ATGTCGGCCACCAGCGTGGACCCTCAG AGAACGAAAGGACAAGATAATAAAG TACAGAATGGTTCTTTGCATCAGAAGGATACTGTTCACGACAATGACTTTGAGCCCTATCTTTCTGGACAGTCAAATCAG AGTAACAGCTACCCCTCAATGACGGACCCCTACCTGTCCAGTTACTACCCTCCGTCCATTGGGTTTCCTTACTCCCTCAATGAAGCCCCGTGGTCGACCGGAGGGGACCCTCCCATTCCGTACCTCACCACCTATGGACAGCTCAGCAACGGAGACCATCACTTCATGCATGATGCTGTTTTTGGGCAGCCCGGGGGCCTGGGGAACAACATCTATCAGCATAGGTTTAATTTTTTCCCCGAAAACCCTGCCTTTTCTGCATGGGGGACAAGCGGGTCTCAAGGGCAGCAGACTCAGAGCTCAGCGTATGGAAGCAGCTACACCTACCCGCCtagttccctgggtggtacgattGTGGATGGACAGACGGGTTTCCACAGTGACACACTCAACAAGGCTCCCGGGATGAACAGCTTGGAGCAGGGCATGGTGGGCCTGAAGATTGGGGATGTGGCCACGTCAGCAGTCAAGACTGTGGGGTCTGTCGTGAGCAGTGTCGCGATGGCCAGTGTTCTTTCTGGCAACGGGGTAGCGAACGTGAACATGCCAGTTTCAAAACCCACCTCCTGGGCTGCCATTGCCAGCAAGCCGGCAAAGCTACAGCCCAAGATGAAAGCCAAGAGCGGGCCCATGATGGGCGGTGCCATGCCACCCCCGCCCATCAAGCATAACATGGACATCGGCACCTGGGACAACAAGGGGCCTGTGATGAAGGCCCCAGCTCCCCAGCAGACGCCGTCCCCCCAGTCGGCCCCACAGCCACAGCAGATTGTCCAGCCTGTTCTGGCCCAGCCGCCAGCTCTGGCCCAGCCGCAGTACCAGAACACTCAGCAGCCACCCCAGACCCGCTGGGTGGCCCCACGCAGCAGGAACGCAGCATTTGGGCAGGGCACAGGGGCTAGCAGCGATAGTAACTCTCCTGGAAATACCCAGCCCAACCTGGCCCCAAGTGTGGAATCACACCCTGTTCTTGAGAAACTGAAAGCTGCCCACAGCTACAACCCTAAAGAGTTTGACTGGAACCTCAGGAGCGGCCGCGTGTTCATCATCAAGAGCTACTCGGAGGATGACGTCCACCGCTCCATCAAGTATTCCATCTGGTGCAGCACGGAGCATGGCAACAAGCGCCTGGATGGTGCCTTCCGCTCCCTGGGCAGCAAGGGGCCCGTCTACCTGCTCTTCAGTGTCAACGGGAGCGGACACTTCTGTGGCGTGGCAGAGATGAAGTCGCCGGTGGACTATGGCACCAGTGCAGGGGTCTGGTCTCAGGACAAGTGGAAGGGGAAGTTTGATGTCAAGTGGATTTTTGTCAAGGATGTGCCCAACAACCAGCTCCGGCACATTCGGCTGGAGAACAACGACAACAAGCCCGTCACAAACTCCCGCGACACCCAGGAGGTGCCCTTGGAGAAAGCAAAGCAAGTGCTGAAGATCATTGCTTCTTACAAGCACACCACCTCCATCTTTGACGACTTTTCCCACTATGAGAAGcgccaggaggaggaggaggtggtgcGCAAG ACAGTCACTTCCAAGAGTGCTTAA
- the YTHDF1 gene encoding YTH domain-containing family protein 1 isoform X3 → MTDPYLSSYYPPSIGFPYSLNEAPWSTGGDPPIPYLTTYGQLSNGDHHFMHDAVFGQPGGLGNNIYQHRFNFFPENPAFSAWGTSGSQGQQTQSSAYGSSYTYPPSSLGGTIVDGQTGFHSDTLNKAPGMNSLEQGMVGLKIGDVATSAVKTVGSVVSSVAMASVLSGNGVANVNMPVSKPTSWAAIASKPAKLQPKMKAKSGPMMGGAMPPPPIKHNMDIGTWDNKGPVMKAPAPQQTPSPQSAPQPQQIVQPVLAQPPALAQPQYQNTQQPPQTRWVAPRSRNAAFGQGTGASSDSNSPGNTQPNLAPSVESHPVLEKLKAAHSYNPKEFDWNLRSGRVFIIKSYSEDDVHRSIKYSIWCSTEHGNKRLDGAFRSLGSKGPVYLLFSVNGSGHFCGVAEMKSPVDYGTSAGVWSQDKWKGKFDVKWIFVKDVPNNQLRHIRLENNDNKPVTNSRDTQEVPLEKAKQVLKIIASYKHTTSIFDDFSHYEKRQEEEEVVRKERQNRNKQ, encoded by the exons ATGACGGACCCCTACCTGTCCAGTTACTACCCTCCGTCCATTGGGTTTCCTTACTCCCTCAATGAAGCCCCGTGGTCGACCGGAGGGGACCCTCCCATTCCGTACCTCACCACCTATGGACAGCTCAGCAACGGAGACCATCACTTCATGCATGATGCTGTTTTTGGGCAGCCCGGGGGCCTGGGGAACAACATCTATCAGCATAGGTTTAATTTTTTCCCCGAAAACCCTGCCTTTTCTGCATGGGGGACAAGCGGGTCTCAAGGGCAGCAGACTCAGAGCTCAGCGTATGGAAGCAGCTACACCTACCCGCCtagttccctgggtggtacgattGTGGATGGACAGACGGGTTTCCACAGTGACACACTCAACAAGGCTCCCGGGATGAACAGCTTGGAGCAGGGCATGGTGGGCCTGAAGATTGGGGATGTGGCCACGTCAGCAGTCAAGACTGTGGGGTCTGTCGTGAGCAGTGTCGCGATGGCCAGTGTTCTTTCTGGCAACGGGGTAGCGAACGTGAACATGCCAGTTTCAAAACCCACCTCCTGGGCTGCCATTGCCAGCAAGCCGGCAAAGCTACAGCCCAAGATGAAAGCCAAGAGCGGGCCCATGATGGGCGGTGCCATGCCACCCCCGCCCATCAAGCATAACATGGACATCGGCACCTGGGACAACAAGGGGCCTGTGATGAAGGCCCCAGCTCCCCAGCAGACGCCGTCCCCCCAGTCGGCCCCACAGCCACAGCAGATTGTCCAGCCTGTTCTGGCCCAGCCGCCAGCTCTGGCCCAGCCGCAGTACCAGAACACTCAGCAGCCACCCCAGACCCGCTGGGTGGCCCCACGCAGCAGGAACGCAGCATTTGGGCAGGGCACAGGGGCTAGCAGCGATAGTAACTCTCCTGGAAATACCCAGCCCAACCTGGCCCCAAGTGTGGAATCACACCCTGTTCTTGAGAAACTGAAAGCTGCCCACAGCTACAACCCTAAAGAGTTTGACTGGAACCTCAGGAGCGGCCGCGTGTTCATCATCAAGAGCTACTCGGAGGATGACGTCCACCGCTCCATCAAGTATTCCATCTGGTGCAGCACGGAGCATGGCAACAAGCGCCTGGATGGTGCCTTCCGCTCCCTGGGCAGCAAGGGGCCCGTCTACCTGCTCTTCAGTGTCAACGGGAGCGGACACTTCTGTGGCGTGGCAGAGATGAAGTCGCCGGTGGACTATGGCACCAGTGCAGGGGTCTGGTCTCAGGACAAGTGGAAGGGGAAGTTTGATGTCAAGTGGATTTTTGTCAAGGATGTGCCCAACAACCAGCTCCGGCACATTCGGCTGGAGAACAACGACAACAAGCCCGTCACAAACTCCCGCGACACCCAGGAGGTGCCCTTGGAGAAAGCAAAGCAAGTGCTGAAGATCATTGCTTCTTACAAGCACACCACCTCCATCTTTGACGACTTTTCCCACTATGAGAAGcgccaggaggaggaggaggtggtgcGCAAG GAACGGCAGAATCGAAACAAACAATAA